In Gigantopelta aegis isolate Gae_Host chromosome 6, Gae_host_genome, whole genome shotgun sequence, the following are encoded in one genomic region:
- the LOC121375416 gene encoding meiotic recombination protein SPO11-like isoform X3: protein MMCSYEHFWKAVDQLQRRLLHDWRQKGQCQQTNNDVINRDVVLHRIEYIILNVTKAIARGEAPVFRYANRSSWDNIRFDSAIGLEQIGEAKLTHVRFDSINSVKKFGIMVKVLSLIYKLIQEDKYCTKRDIYYQFPELFGSQSVLDSAVDNLACMLEVPRWELHVLATSKGCVAGDLQFYDAEGQYNDCQATRVGIQIPAHSKDFQSLQTNARYVLIVEKDATFQKLLLDNLCDKYGPCIMITGKGFPDMGTRMLLRALRDRFQLPMFALVDADPHGVEIMAVYKFGSKAQAAENCFLAVPEIRWLGVLPSDIQRLNLQEDTLISMTKKDMDKACELLGRPYVQSNWQLLEQIQTRCPGHISSVFSVTGRGSLEKGQRKKF, encoded by the exons ATGATGTGTTCATATGAACATTTTTGGAAAGCGGTTGATCAACTGCAAAGAAGATTGTTACATGATTGGAGACAAAAAGGCCAAtgtcagcaaacaaataatGATGTAATTAACAG AGATGTTGTTTTGCACAGAATTGAATATATAATTCTGAATGTGACGAAAGCCATAGCCAGAGGAGAAGCCCCGGTTTTTAGATACGCAAACAGATCTTCGTGGGACAACATACG ATTTGATTCAGCAATTGGGCTTGAACAGATTGGGGAAGCCAAACTGACACATGTGAGGTTCGACAGCattaactctgtgaaaaaattTG GAATCATGGTAAAGGTTCTTTCACTCATTTACAAACTTATTCAAGAAGATAAATATTGTACCAAAAG AGATATCTACTATCAGTTCCCAGAACTGTTTGGTTCACAGTCGGTTCTTGATAGTGCTGTTGATAATTTAGCATGTATGCTGGAAGTACCAAGGTGGGAACTGCATGTG TTAGCAACCAGCAAAGGTTGTGTGGCAGGAGATCTTCAGTTCTATGATGCAGAAGGACAATACAATGACTGCCAAGCCACAAGAGTG GGAATACAGATACCTGCTCACAGCAAAGACTTTCAAT CACTGCAGACTAATGCAAGGTATGTGTTGATTGTTGAAAAAGATGCTACTTTTCAAAAGTTGTTGTTGGATAATTTGTGTGACAAGTATGGACCCTGCATCATGATCACA GGCAAAGGTTTTCCTGATATGGGAACGAGAATGCTACTACGAGCTCTGAGGGACAGATTTCAGTTGCCAATGTTTGCCTTGGTGGATGCTGACCCACATG GAGTAGAAATCATGGCAGTGTATAAGTTTGGATCAAAG GCTCAAGCTGCTGAAAACTGCTTTCTAGCTGTTCCAGAGATTCGCTGGCTTGGTGTTTTACCTAGTGACATACAAAG GCTTAATCTGCAAGAGGACACCTTGATTTCCATGACCAAGAAGGACATGGACAAAGCGTGTGAACTGTTAGGCAGACCTTATGTACAGTCCAACTGGCAGTTGCTAGAGCAG
- the LOC121375416 gene encoding meiotic recombination protein SPO11-like isoform X4, protein MMCSYEHFWKAVDQLQRRLLHDWRQKGQCQQTNNDVINRDVVLHRIEYIILNVTKAIARGEAPVFRYANRSSWDNIRFDSAIGLEQIGEAKLTHVRFDSINSVKKFGIMVKVLSLIYKLIQEDKYCTKRDIYYQFPELFGSQSVLDSAVDNLACMLEVPRWELHVLATSKGCVAGDLQFYDAEGQYNDCQATRVGIQIPAHSKDFQSLQTNARYVLIVEKDATFQKLLLDNLCDKYGPCIMITGKGFPDMGTRMLLRALRDRFQLPMFALVDADPHGVEIMAVYKFGSKAQAAENCFLAVPEIRWLGVLPSDIQRLNLQEDTLISMTKKDMDKACELLGRPYVQSNWQLLEQIQIMIQSGRLLVLTKSRKLKGCNKS, encoded by the exons ATGATGTGTTCATATGAACATTTTTGGAAAGCGGTTGATCAACTGCAAAGAAGATTGTTACATGATTGGAGACAAAAAGGCCAAtgtcagcaaacaaataatGATGTAATTAACAG AGATGTTGTTTTGCACAGAATTGAATATATAATTCTGAATGTGACGAAAGCCATAGCCAGAGGAGAAGCCCCGGTTTTTAGATACGCAAACAGATCTTCGTGGGACAACATACG ATTTGATTCAGCAATTGGGCTTGAACAGATTGGGGAAGCCAAACTGACACATGTGAGGTTCGACAGCattaactctgtgaaaaaattTG GAATCATGGTAAAGGTTCTTTCACTCATTTACAAACTTATTCAAGAAGATAAATATTGTACCAAAAG AGATATCTACTATCAGTTCCCAGAACTGTTTGGTTCACAGTCGGTTCTTGATAGTGCTGTTGATAATTTAGCATGTATGCTGGAAGTACCAAGGTGGGAACTGCATGTG TTAGCAACCAGCAAAGGTTGTGTGGCAGGAGATCTTCAGTTCTATGATGCAGAAGGACAATACAATGACTGCCAAGCCACAAGAGTG GGAATACAGATACCTGCTCACAGCAAAGACTTTCAAT CACTGCAGACTAATGCAAGGTATGTGTTGATTGTTGAAAAAGATGCTACTTTTCAAAAGTTGTTGTTGGATAATTTGTGTGACAAGTATGGACCCTGCATCATGATCACA GGCAAAGGTTTTCCTGATATGGGAACGAGAATGCTACTACGAGCTCTGAGGGACAGATTTCAGTTGCCAATGTTTGCCTTGGTGGATGCTGACCCACATG GAGTAGAAATCATGGCAGTGTATAAGTTTGGATCAAAG GCTCAAGCTGCTGAAAACTGCTTTCTAGCTGTTCCAGAGATTCGCTGGCTTGGTGTTTTACCTAGTGACATACAAAG GCTTAATCTGCAAGAGGACACCTTGATTTCCATGACCAAGAAGGACATGGACAAAGCGTGTGAACTGTTAGGCAGACCTTATGTACAGTCCAACTGGCAGTTGCTAGAGCAG aTCCAAATAATGATTCAGAGTG GAAGGCTACTGGTACTAACGAAAAGTAGAAAGCTGAAGGGTTGCAACAAATCATGA
- the LOC121375416 gene encoding meiotic recombination protein SPO11-like isoform X5, producing the protein MMCSYEHFWKAVDQLQRRLLHDWRQKGQCQQTNNDVINRDVVLHRIEYIILNVTKAIARGEAPVFRYANRSSWDNIRFDSAIGLEQIGEAKLTHVRFDSINSVKKFGIMVKVLSLIYKLIQEDKYCTKRDIYYQFPELFGSQSVLDSAVDNLACMLEVPRWELHVLATSKGCVAGDLQFYDAEGQYNDCQATRVGIQIPAHSKDFQSLQTNARYVLIVEKDATFQKLLLDNLCDKYGPCIMITGKGFPDMGTRMLLRALRDRFQLPMFALVDADPHGVEIMAVYKFGSKAQAAENCFLAVPEIRWLGVLPSDIQRLNLQEDTLISMTKKDMDKACELLGRPYVQSNWQLLEQEGYWY; encoded by the exons ATGATGTGTTCATATGAACATTTTTGGAAAGCGGTTGATCAACTGCAAAGAAGATTGTTACATGATTGGAGACAAAAAGGCCAAtgtcagcaaacaaataatGATGTAATTAACAG AGATGTTGTTTTGCACAGAATTGAATATATAATTCTGAATGTGACGAAAGCCATAGCCAGAGGAGAAGCCCCGGTTTTTAGATACGCAAACAGATCTTCGTGGGACAACATACG ATTTGATTCAGCAATTGGGCTTGAACAGATTGGGGAAGCCAAACTGACACATGTGAGGTTCGACAGCattaactctgtgaaaaaattTG GAATCATGGTAAAGGTTCTTTCACTCATTTACAAACTTATTCAAGAAGATAAATATTGTACCAAAAG AGATATCTACTATCAGTTCCCAGAACTGTTTGGTTCACAGTCGGTTCTTGATAGTGCTGTTGATAATTTAGCATGTATGCTGGAAGTACCAAGGTGGGAACTGCATGTG TTAGCAACCAGCAAAGGTTGTGTGGCAGGAGATCTTCAGTTCTATGATGCAGAAGGACAATACAATGACTGCCAAGCCACAAGAGTG GGAATACAGATACCTGCTCACAGCAAAGACTTTCAAT CACTGCAGACTAATGCAAGGTATGTGTTGATTGTTGAAAAAGATGCTACTTTTCAAAAGTTGTTGTTGGATAATTTGTGTGACAAGTATGGACCCTGCATCATGATCACA GGCAAAGGTTTTCCTGATATGGGAACGAGAATGCTACTACGAGCTCTGAGGGACAGATTTCAGTTGCCAATGTTTGCCTTGGTGGATGCTGACCCACATG GAGTAGAAATCATGGCAGTGTATAAGTTTGGATCAAAG GCTCAAGCTGCTGAAAACTGCTTTCTAGCTGTTCCAGAGATTCGCTGGCTTGGTGTTTTACCTAGTGACATACAAAG GCTTAATCTGCAAGAGGACACCTTGATTTCCATGACCAAGAAGGACATGGACAAAGCGTGTGAACTGTTAGGCAGACCTTATGTACAGTCCAACTGGCAGTTGCTAGAGCAG GAAGGCTACTGGTACTAA
- the LOC121375416 gene encoding meiotic recombination protein SPO11-like isoform X1, with protein MMCSYEHFWKAVDQLQRRLLHDWRQKGQCQQTNNDVINRDVVLHRIEYIILNVTKAIARGEAPVFRYANRSSWDNIRFDSAIGLEQIGEAKLTHVRFDSINSVKKFGIMVKVLSLIYKLIQEDKYCTKRDIYYQFPELFGSQSVLDSAVDNLACMLEVPRWELHVLATSKGCVAGDLQFYDAEGQYNDCQATRVGIQIPAHSKDFQSLQTNARYVLIVEKDATFQKLLLDNLCDKYGPCIMITGKGFPDMGTRMLLRALRDRFQLPMFALVDADPHGVEIMAVYKFGSKAQAAENCFLAVPEIRWLGVLPSDIQRLNLQEDTLISMTKKDMDKACELLGRPYVQSNWQLLEQIQIMIQSGKKAEIQCLDSLSSSYLCQVYIPEKLASGCWL; from the exons ATGATGTGTTCATATGAACATTTTTGGAAAGCGGTTGATCAACTGCAAAGAAGATTGTTACATGATTGGAGACAAAAAGGCCAAtgtcagcaaacaaataatGATGTAATTAACAG AGATGTTGTTTTGCACAGAATTGAATATATAATTCTGAATGTGACGAAAGCCATAGCCAGAGGAGAAGCCCCGGTTTTTAGATACGCAAACAGATCTTCGTGGGACAACATACG ATTTGATTCAGCAATTGGGCTTGAACAGATTGGGGAAGCCAAACTGACACATGTGAGGTTCGACAGCattaactctgtgaaaaaattTG GAATCATGGTAAAGGTTCTTTCACTCATTTACAAACTTATTCAAGAAGATAAATATTGTACCAAAAG AGATATCTACTATCAGTTCCCAGAACTGTTTGGTTCACAGTCGGTTCTTGATAGTGCTGTTGATAATTTAGCATGTATGCTGGAAGTACCAAGGTGGGAACTGCATGTG TTAGCAACCAGCAAAGGTTGTGTGGCAGGAGATCTTCAGTTCTATGATGCAGAAGGACAATACAATGACTGCCAAGCCACAAGAGTG GGAATACAGATACCTGCTCACAGCAAAGACTTTCAAT CACTGCAGACTAATGCAAGGTATGTGTTGATTGTTGAAAAAGATGCTACTTTTCAAAAGTTGTTGTTGGATAATTTGTGTGACAAGTATGGACCCTGCATCATGATCACA GGCAAAGGTTTTCCTGATATGGGAACGAGAATGCTACTACGAGCTCTGAGGGACAGATTTCAGTTGCCAATGTTTGCCTTGGTGGATGCTGACCCACATG GAGTAGAAATCATGGCAGTGTATAAGTTTGGATCAAAG GCTCAAGCTGCTGAAAACTGCTTTCTAGCTGTTCCAGAGATTCGCTGGCTTGGTGTTTTACCTAGTGACATACAAAG GCTTAATCTGCAAGAGGACACCTTGATTTCCATGACCAAGAAGGACATGGACAAAGCGTGTGAACTGTTAGGCAGACCTTATGTACAGTCCAACTGGCAGTTGCTAGAGCAG aTCCAAATAATGATTCAGAGTGGTAAGAAAGCTGAAATCCAATGTTTGGATTCTTTGTCAAGTTCTTATCTTTGTCAAGTGTATATTCCAGAAAAGCTGGCATCAGGATGTTGGCTTTAA
- the LOC121375416 gene encoding meiotic recombination protein SPO11-like isoform X2: protein MNIFGKRLINCKEDCYMIGDKKANVSKQIMIDVVLHRIEYIILNVTKAIARGEAPVFRYANRSSWDNIRFDSAIGLEQIGEAKLTHVRFDSINSVKKFGIMVKVLSLIYKLIQEDKYCTKRDIYYQFPELFGSQSVLDSAVDNLACMLEVPRWELHVLATSKGCVAGDLQFYDAEGQYNDCQATRVGIQIPAHSKDFQSLQTNARYVLIVEKDATFQKLLLDNLCDKYGPCIMITGKGFPDMGTRMLLRALRDRFQLPMFALVDADPHGVEIMAVYKFGSKAQAAENCFLAVPEIRWLGVLPSDIQRLNLQEDTLISMTKKDMDKACELLGRPYVQSNWQLLEQIQIMIQSGKKAEIQCLDSLSSSYLCQVYIPEKLASGCWL from the exons ATGAACATTTTTGGAAAGCGGTTGATCAACTGCAAAGAAGATTGTTACATGATTGGAGACAAAAAGGCCAAtgtcagcaaacaaataatGAT AGATGTTGTTTTGCACAGAATTGAATATATAATTCTGAATGTGACGAAAGCCATAGCCAGAGGAGAAGCCCCGGTTTTTAGATACGCAAACAGATCTTCGTGGGACAACATACG ATTTGATTCAGCAATTGGGCTTGAACAGATTGGGGAAGCCAAACTGACACATGTGAGGTTCGACAGCattaactctgtgaaaaaattTG GAATCATGGTAAAGGTTCTTTCACTCATTTACAAACTTATTCAAGAAGATAAATATTGTACCAAAAG AGATATCTACTATCAGTTCCCAGAACTGTTTGGTTCACAGTCGGTTCTTGATAGTGCTGTTGATAATTTAGCATGTATGCTGGAAGTACCAAGGTGGGAACTGCATGTG TTAGCAACCAGCAAAGGTTGTGTGGCAGGAGATCTTCAGTTCTATGATGCAGAAGGACAATACAATGACTGCCAAGCCACAAGAGTG GGAATACAGATACCTGCTCACAGCAAAGACTTTCAAT CACTGCAGACTAATGCAAGGTATGTGTTGATTGTTGAAAAAGATGCTACTTTTCAAAAGTTGTTGTTGGATAATTTGTGTGACAAGTATGGACCCTGCATCATGATCACA GGCAAAGGTTTTCCTGATATGGGAACGAGAATGCTACTACGAGCTCTGAGGGACAGATTTCAGTTGCCAATGTTTGCCTTGGTGGATGCTGACCCACATG GAGTAGAAATCATGGCAGTGTATAAGTTTGGATCAAAG GCTCAAGCTGCTGAAAACTGCTTTCTAGCTGTTCCAGAGATTCGCTGGCTTGGTGTTTTACCTAGTGACATACAAAG GCTTAATCTGCAAGAGGACACCTTGATTTCCATGACCAAGAAGGACATGGACAAAGCGTGTGAACTGTTAGGCAGACCTTATGTACAGTCCAACTGGCAGTTGCTAGAGCAG aTCCAAATAATGATTCAGAGTGGTAAGAAAGCTGAAATCCAATGTTTGGATTCTTTGTCAAGTTCTTATCTTTGTCAAGTGTATATTCCAGAAAAGCTGGCATCAGGATGTTGGCTTTAA